The Spinacia oleracea cultivar Varoflay chromosome 2, BTI_SOV_V1, whole genome shotgun sequence DNA segment GAATACTTGGAGGGCAAGGTCAAATTAGTTAGAGATTATTAAGCAAACAGTTGAGGATATCAAGGAGCTAACAACATTATTCCCTCAACAAGGCTAGACCCAGAGCTATATAAATACGTCCTACCTACAACAAGAATGGCGACCGAATACCTACGGTGAAACCTAAATACTCCCCATATCTAACCACTACCTTCTTCCATTTATCCCACTAATATCCATTATCCCCACTACTATTGTTTAACCACTACTTAGCTACACTCCATGATGCATCTTTTCACCTGAGCATACCCACGTACATTTTGCTATAAATACTCCATTTCCTTAGCTATAAGGAGGAAAAAAGGGCATTATACTCAAAAACTACTATTGTTTATTCTTAGCCAAGAGACACTAAACCAAATATTTTTCCTAATAGTAAACCTACTGCCGTAACACAAAACCGATCCTCGACAAGCCTTCCCGACCCAAGCACATCGTCCGCTTATGTACTTTCTTCACGCATCTGACATCCCATTATCTTTTACTTATGTCTTATTATTAGCATCATTTACATATACGCAAACATACCAATGTACTTGTACTTAACATGGCTTTTTACGCCAGcaacatagtggattggtggactcattgccacccgcggtttttatccctttcgggttttccgcgtcaccatctcttgtcttGTCTCTCTTTGTTTTCTGTCACTTATTTCCTGTCATTTGCATACTTTATtttatctagtcgtctatgtcccaaccaaaggtcgtccatacgaaatttggcataaacactcGTATATAAATAAGTTTGTGAATTTTGATTTGTCACCCAAGTTCATAAAAATGAATAATGTGAGAGTTAATCGAAGTGAATATAGGGGGAGGGGGGTGTTTTATTGAAGAGGAAGTTGAAGCTAGGATATCGTAAtacataattaatttattacataTACATTAATATTGTACTTTTTCTTTTGATAAAAGGTAAGCTTGTATATAACATTATATTGTACTTATTTACACGAGCTTTTCTTGACGTAATAATATGTGCAACCTAAAACAACCAAAATATATTCTACCTACCCATCTATAATCTGGGAAGCTTTGACTATCTATCTTGTCTCTTCACCCATAAATATATACTAAGTTGCCTACTTAGTTATGATCCTCTAAAATAGTGAAAAAGTACTAATTAGTGATTATTTTTTGTACACTTAATTGATTTTGGTCAACAAAGGTGCCATGGAAACCATAAGGAACTCTAGAAGGCATGCATACACATGCAATTTGCTTCATATCCTTTGCCCTCAAAATTACCAATTCCGACCTCTCCACATTTTCATCCCTCAAAAAGCTCATTATCCAACCTTCATCTTCACAATCATCTCCTACATCATAATTATCACCATAATTAGTACAAGTAGTTGGTTTCTTAGCGGGTACAAAGCACGGTTCCCCACCATATCTCTCATGACCATACATAAACTTAGTCATTTCTCCTGTCACTACATCAACTTTAGCGATTCCACCACATTTAGGCCACGGCTCCGCTATTGCCATATATACATACCTTGTCTTTTGCCCCAACATATACTTATTTACTTGCCCTATTTCTAGATTCACACCCGACACTATCACTCGCCGGGTTGATTTACCCGTTTCAAGGTCTAGACGAATCTCACAAAGTTCAATCTGGGTCGGGTCATCATTGTCGTTGAAGATTGAGTCGGGTGGGCTCATGCACGACCCAATTATAACTACGTGTTTCCCCTCATTCTCTTCCCATGCATTCATAAAGTGAAAACAAAAGCTATCAGGAACCTCGATCCATTGGATACTAGACCCATTAGTATCATCCTTCGGTAGGATCCCAAACCGGGCCCTCTTATTCGGATCAAACATAAGAGGTGACCCGCCTCGAACCATTTCGGATAGTTTGAATACCACTTGATTATCTGGGATGACTACAAAATTTTGAGTCATGGCAAAGTCATGAATCATCGTAGGTTGAGGGAGTGGCACGGATACCTCACGTGTCTTCAGACCCCACTTATCGAATCTGAAGTACTTGAGGTACGGTTTACGTAGAACGTCGTAGCTAAGTGTGTGAAGATCACCTGTGTTAGGGTCCACCTTAGGGTGCGCAATCAACGGGCAGTTTACCTGCCCGTCGAAATCAAACCGTCCTATCGTCTCCAAATCAACACCACCACCTTCATCATCACCACCGTTGATATTGACGTGGTATGGCAAGTCATCCTCCGACATAGCAAGTAATCTCCCATTAAAATACACTAGCCCAGCATTAGCCACTCCTATGCCACGTGTCGGATCAACTAAACCGATAGCCGCACGTGCATAGAATAAGCCAAGCCGAATCAATCCGGTCCGACCGTGCAACTCACCAACCGGTTTAGGGAACAAGTTTCTCCCGGCCGCGTATTCATGGACCAACCGGTTAGTTTGCGTGTACCGGCAGCTATACGTAGGTTGATTACCTGGTCGAAGATTAACGGCGTGAATCATCCCATCACCGTCGAACAGGTGGTGAGCACCAGAAGGTGGGAGCATTGGATTAGCTCCATTCCTTAAATAGACTCCATGTAAACCGGATGGAATTTCCCCAATGACTTCTAAACCAGCATGAACGGGGGATTCCTGAACCGGAGCATAATTTCCTGATAATTGAATATCCGGGTCCACCGTTTTTGGTAGAGGGTGTCTTTTTTCTTGGTCTAGGATAAGTGATTTCTCTATTTTATCCAAGGCCGATGCAGCAAGTCTTTGAAATGGGTTGAGGGTAGGTTGGTAATTTGGAATTAGGGGCAACGTCGGTTGTGGTTGGGTTAGGTGTTTAGGAAGTGGGTCTAAttttgtaggaggaggagaaaTAATTCTAGTTTTATACTTGGAAGGATTTATTAGGAGCTTGCAGGTGATTTTTGATGGAAATGAGTTACTATAATTAGTATGAAAGGGAAGTGCTGATTTATTTTTAGTAAGGTTTTCTATTGTAGTAGTATTACTACTACTAGGGAAGTGGGTGATAACTTGCATGGCTATTTGGAAAGAGAGAGATACAGAAATGAATTGAAGCGTACGTGTTTATATTGATGTTAGGGATTAATGTGTGTATAAATAGGGAAATATTTTATGGTGCATGGGTATTTGATTTTATTGGAATTTAGTGTCTAAGCTGATGCTAGATGACTTAGCAACTAAGTTGACTCATCACTTTTACTTCTTCTTGGGAGACAACACTAATTTGAATGTCAAGTACCTCAAAAATATAATCATCAAATTAAATATTCCCTCCATCCTAATTTGATTAATCATCGTATCCCTTTTCATTACGTCCgtttcaattttattaattactccctctgttcctaaaTGTTCTTCAATTCCCGTTTCTATTTTGGGTGTTCCTAAATGTTCTTCTCAGTCTGAATCTATACTATTTTTtgctatattttttttcccaaaatacccttatattCTGTTctatttaccaaaatacctaaagattctactcATATTCTAACCTAAAATTCCAAACCCCCAATATTAATTCATTAATCCTTTCCCATAAACTACCCTCTCATCTCATTTTTAACCCATACTTATCATCCCCTCTTTCCCCATAAATATCACCCctttaccttatttctttattattttctctttcctttatttattccaatatcttacacacaatcattactcttacacccaatcattacacatttacacacaaaccaagattccaattttcttaattcTCTCCCCGGTTCCAACCGGAAATAACTtaaaggaacggagggagtacatctcTTTTCCCACTTAAGCTATGGTCCCACATCCTCTCACATTCAATTAGAAGTTTAATCCACTATTTCTCATCttgtctattttttttattaatatatggAGTAACGGATAAGCATGTAACAACTTACGGAGTATCACATAAATTACTCTGTGAAAATCTTAGTATATACG contains these protein-coding regions:
- the LOC110791467 gene encoding 9-cis-epoxycarotenoid dioxygenase NCED6, chloroplastic produces the protein MQVITHFPSSSNTTTIENLTKNKSALPFHTNYSNSFPSKITCKLLINPSKYKTRIISPPPTKLDPLPKHLTQPQPTLPLIPNYQPTLNPFQRLAASALDKIEKSLILDQEKRHPLPKTVDPDIQLSGNYAPVQESPVHAGLEVIGEIPSGLHGVYLRNGANPMLPPSGAHHLFDGDGMIHAVNLRPGNQPTYSCRYTQTNRLVHEYAAGRNLFPKPVGELHGRTGLIRLGLFYARAAIGLVDPTRGIGVANAGLVYFNGRLLAMSEDDLPYHVNINGGDDEGGGVDLETIGRFDFDGQVNCPLIAHPKVDPNTGDLHTLSYDVLRKPYLKYFRFDKWGLKTREVSVPLPQPTMIHDFAMTQNFVVIPDNQVVFKLSEMVRGGSPLMFDPNKRARFGILPKDDTNGSSIQWIEVPDSFCFHFMNAWEENEGKHVVIIGSCMSPPDSIFNDNDDPTQIELCEIRLDLETGKSTRRVIVSGVNLEIGQVNKYMLGQKTRYVYMAIAEPWPKCGGIAKVDVVTGEMTKFMYGHERYGGEPCFVPAKKPTTCTNYGDNYDVGDDCEDEGWIMSFLRDENVERSELVILRAKDMKQIACVCMPSRVPYGFHGTFVDQNQLSVQKIITN